The Pseudomonas viciae genomic interval ACGATCTGTCGCTGCTGGACGACAAGCTGCAAGTGCAGAAGGTCTACCTGCACGATGGCAACAACATCACCGGTTCCGACCAGGAATCGACCGAGGTGCGCGGCGAAATGCGGCGTGAGCTCGTACAGCGCATGATGCTGCGCCTGCAACAACTGAGCCCGGCCCAGTTGGAAGAGCTGCAACAGACCGCCGATGCCCGCGCCAAGGCCGAAGCCGAAGCACTGGAAGCGGCACGCAAGGCTGAAGCGGAAACCCCGCAGCAGTCGCCGATGCAAATCCCGGCTGAATAAGCCTTGCGGGGCGCTCCGGCGCCCCGCTCGCCTTCTCTTATGAACCGCGCTTTATGAAACTGGCCCCCGCCCAACTTGGCAAACACCTGCAAGGCGCCCTCGCGCCGGTCTACATCATCAGCGGCGATGACCCGCTGTTGTGCCAGGAAGCCGCCGACGCCATCCGCGCAGCCGCCCGCCAGCAAGGCTTCGACGAACGCCAGGTGTTCGCCGCCGATGCCAGTTTCGACTGGGGAACGCTGCTGCAGGCTGGGGCAAGCATGTCGCTGTTCGCCGAAAAACGCCTGCTGGAGCTGCGCCTGCCGTCCGGCAAGCCCGGAGACAAGGGCGCAGCCGCGCTGATCGAATATTGCTCACGGCCGGCCGAGGACACAGTGCTGCTCATCAGCCTGCCGAAACTCGACGGCAGCGCGCAGAAGACCAAATGGGGCAAGGCCCTGGTCGAGGGTCAGCAGACGCAGTTCGTGCAGATCTGGCCGGTGGACGTCAGCCAGCTGCCGAGCTGGATCCGTCAGCGCCTGTCCCAGGCCGGTCTCTCGGCCAGCCAGGACGCGGTAGAGCTGATCGCCGCCCGGGTCGAAGGCAACCTGCTGGCCGCCGCCCAGGAGATCGAAAAGCTCAAGCTGATGGCCGAGGGTGGGCAGATCACCGTGGAAACGGTACAGGC includes:
- the holA gene encoding DNA polymerase III subunit delta; translated protein: MKLAPAQLGKHLQGALAPVYIISGDDPLLCQEAADAIRAAARQQGFDERQVFAADASFDWGTLLQAGASMSLFAEKRLLELRLPSGKPGDKGAAALIEYCSRPAEDTVLLISLPKLDGSAQKTKWGKALVEGQQTQFVQIWPVDVSQLPSWIRQRLSQAGLSASQDAVELIAARVEGNLLAAAQEIEKLKLMAEGGQITVETVQAAVADSARFDVFGLTDAILNGEAAHALRMLEGLRGEGVEPPVILWALARELRLLANLSLQYSQGIPLDKAFSQARPPVWDKRKPLMSKALQRYSASRWAQLLLEAQRIDAQIKGQAAGSPWMSLSRLSLLMAGQRLTLPAE